The Episyrphus balteatus chromosome 4, idEpiBalt1.1, whole genome shotgun sequence genome includes a window with the following:
- the LOC129919198 gene encoding uncharacterized protein LOC129919198, with protein MKWQIPIVLQALLAFSISKPTTAAINSTFVIGIIERLYDAYPMKTLPIFWSRYIEPTDSLFSNISQQLFQKYPIPQMHFTESSNQELRYLLDANTTLSIVLTDHMSMEILKIVATRLRGMHLAKLLLVLREPVLLDQLRFFQNWLWEKQFTNALVLYQDKLSKQNQIFTLNAYPVLKWVNRTGLTDPTRLFMPDTKDMKQYPVEILYMEDVPRVFILKENGKKKIVGRHANLIQLFAKHMNIKLVYNFQPNLDLEKILREFHTQNMELSVHSYSMFDLEEIGSSYPLETVRWCIMVPLRSEVPKSDYVIISFDRATWIATGLSVIYIALLLRFIDPPSSETPQKYFFLRSLAILMYSPNMAERMTMPTVRQFLFFAQVFLLGFVLSCIYSTYLTSFCTNMVFQPPIDSVADLVKENLRVMVIDYELEAIRTRAIYGETFLKLLYPVSYIEVNQRRAKFDEHYAYSIRQDRWNFLNKQQRGLEKVFFRLSKICFGRHFTMFPLQFDSHLRTHMDMFILIIMQAGLDLFWDEEAFRMAVSMKFSKVLVEQTVVVQPLRLDYFKHVYAGYWSLIGISTLIFIVEVLHEKFFFIRRALARAKALEDYVQNEEMQNKSIHEI; from the coding sequence ATGAAGTGGCAAATTCCAATTGTACTCCAAGCTCTATTagctttttcaatttcaaaacctACAACTGCAGCTATTAATAGTACATTCGTAATCGGTATCATTGAGCGACTATACGATGCTTATCCCATGAAAACGTTGCCTATTTTTTGGAGTCGTTACATCGAACCTACGGATAGTTTGTTTTCGAATATTTCCCAACAACTCTTCCAGAAATATCCAATTCCACAAATGCATTTTACCGAATCATCAAATCAGGAATTGCGATACCTATTGGATGCCAATACAACACTTTCCATTGTTCTCACCGATCACATGTCAATGGAAATTCTAAAAATTGTCGCTACCCGATTGCGAGGCATGCACTTGGCAAAATTACTGCTGGTGTTGAGGGAACCAGTTCTTTTGGATCAAttgagattttttcaaaattggcttTGGGAGAAACAATTCACAAACGCCTTGGTACTTTATCAGGATAAGttaagcaaacaaaatcaaatcTTTACTCTTAATGCTTATCCGGTCTTGAAATGGGTCAATAGGACAGGTTTGACTGATCCAACTAGGCTTTTTATGCCAGACACCAAGGATATGAAGCAGTATCCAGTTGAAATTCTTTACATGGAAGATGTGCCAAGGGTGTTTATTTTGAAGGAAAATGGAAAGAAGAAAATCGTTGGGCGCCATGCAAATCTTATACAACTTTTCGCCAAGCATATGAATATTAAGCTTGTTTACAATTTTCAGCCGAAtttggatttggagaaaattctGCGAGAGTTCCATACACAGAATATGGAGCTAAGTGTTCATTCATATTCAATGtttgatttggaagaaattgGAAGTAGTTATCCTTTGGAAACGGTTCGTTGGTGTATCATGGTGCCGCTGCGAAGTGAGGTTCCAAAGAGTGACTACGTTATTATAAGCTTTGATAGAGCCACTTGGATTGCGACAGGGCTAAGTGTTATTTATATAGCTCTGTTGTTGCGTTTTATTGATCCACCATCTTCGGAGACACCTCAGAAGTACTTTTTTCTTCGGAGTCTGGCCATTTTAATGTACAGTCCAAATATGGCGGAAAGGATGACAATGCCAACTGTAAGACAGTTCCTATTTTTTGCGCAGGTGTTTCTCCTTGGATTCGTTTTATCCTGCATTTATTCTACTTATCTGACAAGTTTCTGCACAAATATGGTGTTCCAACCCCCGATTGATAGTGTTGCAGATTTAGTTAAAGAGAATCTTCGGGTAATGGTCATAGATTATGAACTTGAGGCAATTCGAACGAGGGCTATATACGGAGAGACATTCTTAAAACTTCTCTATCCAGTGTCTTATATTGAAGTTAATCAACGGCGGGCAAAATTCGATGAACACTATGCGTATAGCATTCGTCAAGACCGTTGGAATTTCCTCAATAAGCAGCAACGAGGTTTGGAAAAGGTTTTCTTTCgactttcgaaaatttgttttggcAGGCATTTCACTATGTTTCCGTTGCAATTCGATTCGCACCTTCGCACGCATATGGACATGTTTATTCTGATTATTATGCAAGCTGGTTTGGATTTATTTTGGGATGAAGAGGCATTTCGAATGGCTGTTTCGATGAAGTTCTCGAAGGTTTTGGTCGAGCAAACTGTCGTGGTGCAGCCCCTGCGATTGGATTATTTTAAACATGTTTATGCGGGTTATTGGTCATTGATTGGGATAagtacattgatttttattgtaGAAGTGTTACATgaaaagttcttttttattCGTAGAGCCCTGGCACGGGCTAAGGCCTTGGAAGATTATGTTCAGAACGAAGAGATGCAGAATAAATCAATACATGAAATTTAA